A DNA window from Anastrepha ludens isolate Willacy chromosome 6, idAnaLude1.1, whole genome shotgun sequence contains the following coding sequences:
- the LOC128867281 gene encoding piggyBac transposable element-derived protein 1-like, whose translation MTERIGEELFNELYADSLSDCPSDFEINCSDSESDESDIIPPKRQKRNAIESDSESEFEDWNENDFTPSLEDYSNISGVTVELSDTPSISEVTDLFFDNDFFHLVVSQTNLYHFQTKELHKNSVKTLPWTEVTTNDMKKFLGLLILMGQTKKAYWRDYWSTDPLVEAPIFPKNYEQDEVRTNPYIFPSQ comes from the coding sequence ATGACGGAACGTATCGGCGAAGaactttttaatgaattataCGCGGATAGTTTATCTGATTGTCCGAGTGATTTCGAAATAAATTGTAGTGATTCCGAAAGTGATGAATCTGACATTATACCACCAAAACGACAAAAAAGAAATGCTATAGAATCCGATAGTGAAAGTGAATTTGAAGATTGGAATGAAAATGACTTTACACCTTCTTTGGAGGATTATTCAAACATTTCGGGTGTAACCGTTGAATTAAGTGACACACCGAGCATTAGTGAAGTAAcggatttattttttgataacgacttttttcatttagttgTTTCTCAAACCAATTTATATCACTTCCAAACGAAAGAATTGCATAAAAATTCTGTTAAAACTTTACCATGGACAGAAGTTACAACAAACGATATGAAGAAGTTTCTTGGGTTATTGATATTGATGGGGCAAACTAAAAAAGCTTATTGGAGAGATTACTGGTCAACGGACCCTTTGGTTGAAGCACCAATATTCCCTAAAAACTATGAGCAGGATGAGGTTCGAACAAATCCTTACATTTTTCCATCTCAGTGA
- the LOC128868177 gene encoding cytochrome P450 6a9-like has translation MSMTVILLTIVIVLFATLLLLLHHRLSYWHRLGIPHDKPSWLLGNLVEAQRTLSFADISRNIYLKYKGTGPFCGFYFFHRPAAVLLDFDLIKNVLIKDFANFADRGMFSNERDDPLTGHLFLLDGQKWRSLRNKLTPTFTSGKMKFMLPSIIEVTQNLVDVLGEKLQVDNVVELKELFSRYTIDIIGKVAFGLTCNSLRDPNAEFAIMGRRSFSESRHAPVVSGFMQSFPNLARCLRMRTIHDDVSEFFMRLVREIVEYREKNNIKCNDFMSILIDLRNDKKLRGENGEEKCLTVEEMAAQTFVFFIAGFETSSTTMSFVVYELAQRPLLQERLRREVLATFAKHNNEFTYECLNEMPYMDQVVSETVRKYPIVPHLNRQALNDYVVPGHPNYVIKKGMAVIIPSVGIHYDPDVYPNPEQWDPDRFTPEKVEQSDSVRWLAFGEGPRNCIGQRFGLMEIRIGLAHLLQKYRFSICDKTEIPLKINVKSFLISSLNGIYVKVEERGTTS, from the exons atGTCAATGACCGTGATATTGTTGACGATCGTCATCGTCTTGTTCGCTACGTTGCTACTTCTGCTGCATCATCGCCTCAGCTACTGGCACAGGCTGGGCATACCACACGACAAACCCAGCTGGCTTTTGGGCAATTTGGTGGAGGCACAACGCACACTAAGCTTTGCCGACATCAGCCGCAATATCTACTTAAAGTACAAGGGCACTGGCCCCTTTTGCGGTTTCTACTTCTTTCATCGACCGGCAGCGGTGTTGCTGGATTTTGACCTGATCAAAAATGTGCTCATTAAGGATTTTGCAAATTTCGCCGATCGTGGCATGTTCAGCAACGAACGTGATGATCCACTGACAGGACATCTCTTTCTATTGGATGGTCAGAAGTGGCGTAGTCTGCGTAATAAGCTCACGCCCACTTTTACCTCGGGTAAAATGAAATTCATGCTGCCGTCCATAATTGAGGTGACACAAAATTTGGTAGACGTGTTGGGTGAAAAGCTGCAGGTAGACAACGTTGTTGAGTTGAAGGAGTTATTTTCGCGTTACACTATTGACATCATTGGCAAGGTGGCATTCGGCCTCACTTGCAATTCGTTGCGTGATCCCAACGCAGAATTTGCAATCATGGGCCGACGTTCGTTTAGCGAATCGCGTCATGCACCCGTGGTGAGTGGTTTCATGCAAAGCTTTCCGAATTTGGCGCGTTGTCTGCGCATGCGCACGATACATGATGACGTTAGTGAATTCTTTATGCGGCTTGTGCGTGAAATTGTCGAGTATCGTGAGAAAAACAACATCAAGTGCAACGACTTTATGAGTATCCTCATCGATTTGCGGAACGATAAAAAACTGCGTGGCGAGAATGGCGAAGAAAAATGTCTGACAGTAGAGGAAATGGCAGCACAGacatttgtatttttcataGCTGGTTTTGAGACTTCTTCTACCACAATGTCGTTCGTTGTGTATGAGTTGGCACAACGACCGCTACTGCAAGAGCGTTTAAGGCGCGAGGTACTGGCAACATTTGCCAAGCACAACAACGAGTTTACCTATGAGTGTTTGAACGAGATGCCGTATATGGATCAGGTAGTGTCTG AGACCGTAAGAAAATATCCAATTGTGCCGCATCTTAACCGGCAAGCTTTGAACGACTATGTCGTGCCGGGACATCCGAATTATGTGATCAAGAAGGGCATGGCAGTAATTATACCCTCTGTGGGCATACACTATGATCCCGATGTGTACCCAAATCCAGAGCAATGGGATCCCGACCGTTTTACACCGGAGAAGGTAGAGCAGAGTGATTCAGTCAGGTGGTTGGCGTTTGGCGAAGGACCACGTAATTGTATAGGGCAACGTTTTGGACTCATGGAGATTCGTATCGGTCTGGCACATTTGCTGCAAAAATATCGGTTCAGCATATGCGATAAAACTGAGATACCACTGAAGATCAATGTGAAATCATTTTTGATAAGCTCACTTAACGGTATCTATGTGAAAGTGGAAGAGCGTGGAACAACGAGCTGA
- the LOC128867282 gene encoding probable cytochrome P450 6a14, protein MRQLQRFYETTSAIIAETLRIHPIYPYLKCVANEDYETTTPGLIINSGTKLFIPIKAMQNDPEIYAEPTKFIPERFAVENLHQRQLLAWLPFGEGPRNCIGMRFSHFLIRISLFSLLSKNKFTPTSRTPIPLAYEETSLVLRPQGVYACR, encoded by the exons ATGAGACAACTTCAGCGATTTTATGAGACAACTTCAGCGATAATTGCAG AAACTCTGCGCATACACCCAATCTATCCTTATCTTAAATGCGTGGCAAACGAGGATTATGAGACGACAACGCCAGGTCTTATAATAAACAGTGGCACTAAACTATTCATACCGATTAAAGCAATGCAAAATGATCCTGAAATTTATGCCGAACCAACAAAATTCATACCAGAACGATTTGCTGTGGAAAATCTGCACCAACGTCAGCTTCTTGCTTGGCTACCTTTCGGCGAAGGACCACGCAATTGTATTGGCATGCGCTTCAGTCACTTCCTCATTCGAATTAGCCTTTTCTCGCTGCtgagcaaaaacaaattcacgcCTACCTCTCGCACTCCAATTCCGTTGGCATACGAGGAAACATCTCTAGTATTGAGGCCCCAGGGTGTATATGCGTGCAGATAG
- the LOC128868179 gene encoding probable cytochrome P450 6a23, giving the protein MDVQVFIGLLIGLAMLVVIWFFRQQNYWRRRGIPSSKPTMLACLTTKHVTQILRETYQQFKGTGPFFGFFFLATKTVLVTDLELVKKILIKDFNYFADRGLYTNVHDDPLSGNMFFAEVQQWKRLRTKLTPTFTSGKMKNMFHMVNAVGERLMTTLHNQIGDGDAQGPGKVLLVTDLSGRYTTDSIGTCAFGLECNSLNAETPEFVVVTNSFINQRRHNKVIEALIFSFPEIARFLRMRIMPQPLHDFYIKLVNDTLEYRKRTKLRRNDFLDLLIDMMEREDADGNRIEGLNVNEIAAQTFVMFLAGFETSATTMSFALYLLAQELDIQERLRRDINEVLAANNDQLTYEVIKQMSYLQQVIVETLRMYPIVPNLMRKAQAYYDTGDPKYYLEKGTLVIIPTIAIHYDPEFYPDPERFEPARFTAEEIQRRPACTWLPFGEGPRNCIGMRFGRMQTSIGLIYLIRNFRFSVAPETEIPCPLEKVSCLVSPENGIKLRVDRVEDAKPIRRM; this is encoded by the exons ATGGACGTGCAAGTCTTTATCGGCCTGCTTATTGGCCTTGCAATGTTGGTTGTGATTTGGTTTTTCCGTCAACAAAACTATTGGCGACGACGCGGCATACCGAGCAGCAAACCGACGATGCTGGCCTGTTTGACGACAAAGCATGTGACACAGATTTTACGTGAAACGTACCAACAATTTAAGGGCACGGGTCCCTTCTTCGGGTTCTTCTTTCTCGCCACCAAGACGGTGCTCGTTACCGACTTGGAGttggtaaaaaaaatactcattaAAGATTTTAACTACTTCGCCGATCGCGGTCTATATACCAACGTGCACGATGATCCACTATCGGGGAATATGTTTTTCGCTGAAGTTCAACAGTGGAAACGTTTGCGTACAAAACTGACGCCTACATTCACATCGGGCAAAATGAAGAATATGTTCCATATGGTGAACGCGGTCGGCGAGCGTCTAATGACGACATTGCATAATCAAATTGGCGATGGTGATGCCCAGGGACCGGGCAAAGTGTTGCTTGTTACGGACCTCAGTGGCCGCTACACTACCGATTCGATTGGCACCTGCGCTTTCGGATTGGAATGCAACAGTCTCAATGCCGAGACGCCAGAATTCGTGGTGGTCACGAATAGCTTCATCAACCAGCGTCGTCACAATAAAGTTATCGAAGCACTCATTTTCAGTTTTCCGGAGATTGCGCGCTTTCTCCGTATGCGCATTATGCCACAGCCCTTGCATGACTTCTACATAAAACTTGTAAACGACACGCTTGAATATCGCAAACGCACAAAATTGCGGCGTAATGATTTTCTTGACCTACTCATCGATATGATGGAACGCGAGGATGCGGACGGTAATCGGATAGAGGGACTAAATGTGAATGAAATTGCGGCACAAACTTTCGTTATGTTCCTGGCAGGATTTGAGACCTCAGCAACTACTATGAGTTTTGCGCTATACCTTCTGGCACAAGAGTTGGACATACAAGAGCGCTTGAGGCGGGATATCAACGAGGTGCTCGCAGCAAACAACGATCAACTCACTTACGAGGTTATCAAACAGATGAGCTACCTGCAACAAGTAAT cGTAGAAACACTTCGCATGTATCCAATCGTACCGAATTTGATGCGCAAGGCTCAGGCATACTACGACACAGGCGACCCAAAGTATTACCTTGAGAAGGGCACCTTAGTCATTATACCGACAATTGCCATACACTATGATCCTGAGTTTTATCCAGATCCGGAGCGCTTCGAACCAGCTCGTTTCACAGCCGAAGAAATACAACGACGTCCTGCTTGCACTTGGCTACCCTTCGGCGAGGGTCCGCGCAACTGTATTGGCATGCGATTCGGCAGAATGCAAACCAGCATTGGACTCATTTATCTAATACGAAATTTCCGATTCAGCGTCGCTCCCGAAACTGAAATACCATGCCCTTTGGAAAAAGTGTCATGTCTAGTTTCACCAGAGAATGGCATAAAGCTGAGAGTAGATAGAGTAGAGGATGCCAAGCCGATTAGGCGGATGTAA